The sequence below is a genomic window from Pseudomonadota bacterium.
CGACCGAAGGCCTGAGCGATCTGGGCCAGGACTACATCGACGGCATGATCGCGGCGATCCCCGTCAAACGCCTCGGCGAGGTCGAGGATATCGGCAATGCCGCCCTGTTCCTGGCCTCCGACGAAGCCGGCTTCATCACCGGCCAGACCATCGTCGTCGATGGCGGGCAGACGATCCCCGAATCCGTCGAGGCGATCCAGGAAATCTAAGGTTACGGAAGGGAGGCCGCGATGAACGACGCGGCATTATCGCACGACACCCTGGTTGAACGCCTGCACGCGCTGGCAAACGCGTCGCTTCATCTGTGGGACGTGCCGGAGGGCGCGACGGCGCGCCTGATCAATCTGTCGGAGAACGCGACCTATATGGTCGAGGGACCGGACGATTATCGCTCGGTTCTGCGCGTCCATCGCGAGGACTATCACACCGTCAACGCGATCGGTTGCGAACTCGCCTGGATGGCGGCGTTGAAGAACGAAGGCGGCGTCGACACGCCGCCTGCCATCCCCGGCCGCGACGGCGAGCTTATCCAAACCGCCGTTGTCGAGGGGCTGCCCCGGCCGCGCCAGATGGTGATGTTCCAGTTTGTCGAGGGTGTCGAGCCCGACGAGACCGCCGATCTAGTCGGCCCATTCGAGGAGCTGGGCGAGATCGCCGCGCGCACCCATGTGCACGTCGCCAAATGGCAAAAGCCGGAGACATTCGAACGGCTGATCTGGGATTACGAGCACACACTGGGGTCAACACCCAACTGGGGCGACTGGCGCGCCGCGCCCGCCATGGACGCAGCGGCGCTTGCCGTTCTGGAACGCCAGCAGGAGGTCATTCGCCGCCGACTGGAAGCGTTCGGCATGGGGCCGGAGCGCTACGGCCTGATCCATGCCGACATGCGCCTGGCGAACCTCTTGATCCACGACGGTGCGACGCGTCTGATCGATTTCGACGACTGCGGGCTCGGCTGGCACATGTACGACTTCGCCGCCGGCGTGAGCTTTATCGAGGACAGCCCGCAGATCCCGGCCCTCAAAGACGCCTGGGTCAGGGGCTATCGCAAGGTGATCGACCTGCCGGCCGAGGACGAGGCGGAGATCGACACCTTCGTCATGCTGCGCCGCATGGTGCTGCTGGCCTGGATCGGCTCGCATATCGAAACCGATCTGGCCCAGGAGATGGGCAAAACGTTTACCAAGGTCTCCGTCGATCTGGCCGAGGATTACCTCTCCCGTTTCGCCTAGAGCCAGGGCACGCCTGTCAACCGAAACGGGGTCGCTGTCAAGCGGCCCAAGGCCT
It includes:
- a CDS encoding phosphotransferase; translation: MNDAALSHDTLVERLHALANASLHLWDVPEGATARLINLSENATYMVEGPDDYRSVLRVHREDYHTVNAIGCELAWMAALKNEGGVDTPPAIPGRDGELIQTAVVEGLPRPRQMVMFQFVEGVEPDETADLVGPFEELGEIAARTHVHVAKWQKPETFERLIWDYEHTLGSTPNWGDWRAAPAMDAAALAVLERQQEVIRRRLEAFGMGPERYGLIHADMRLANLLIHDGATRLIDFDDCGLGWHMYDFAAGVSFIEDSPQIPALKDAWVRGYRKVIDLPAEDEAEIDTFVMLRRMVLLAWIGSHIETDLAQEMGKTFTKVSVDLAEDYLSRFA